From Rutidosis leptorrhynchoides isolate AG116_Rl617_1_P2 chromosome 3, CSIRO_AGI_Rlap_v1, whole genome shotgun sequence, a single genomic window includes:
- the LOC139897631 gene encoding very-long-chain 3-oxoacyl-CoA reductase 1-like: MPIYKTIYKIQPFIPISIFNPPKMVLTFLETLKIQPLWLNFLIVLGYLSFLKTSTLILKWVYVNFFRPAKNLKKYGSWALVTGSTDGIGKAFAFELAKKGLNLILVGRNPSKLESVSSEIKSKFNKTQIKEVVFDFSGDLSEGIKKISDAIEGLDVGILINNAGVSYPYARFFHEVDDDLLTSLIKVNVEGTTKVTQAVLPGMVKRKKGAIVNIGSGAAIVIPSDPLYAVYAATKAYVDQFSRCLYVEYKKSGIDVQCQVPLYVATKMASIKRSSFFVPSASGYAKAGLRWLGHEPRCTPYWPHSVIWALLYSLPEAIVDAWRYGFCLKIRKRGQLKDSMKKD, from the exons ATGCCAATCTATAAAACCATCTACAAGATCCAACCTTTTATCCCAATTTCCATATTCAACCCCCCAAAAATGGTTCTCACTTTTTTGGAAACCCTAAAAATCCAACCTTTATGGCTAAATTTCTTAATTGTATTGGGTTATCTATCTTTTCTAAAGACTTCAACTTTAATTCTCAAATGGGTGTATGTTAATTTCTTCAGACCTGCAAAGAATTTGAAAAAGTATGGATCTTGGGCACTTGTTACTGGATCCACAGATGGCATTGGTAAAGCATTCGCATTTGAATTGGCTAAAAAGGGTCTTAATTTAATCTTAGTGGGTAGAAACCCTAGTAAATTAGAGAGTGTTTCATCTGAGATTAAATCAAAATTTAATAAAACCCAAATCAAAGAAGTGGTTTTTGATTTTTCTGGTGATTTATCTGAAGGAATTAAGAAGATTAGTGATGCAATTGAGGGGTTAGATGTTGGGATTTTGATAAATAATGCTGGTGTTTCATATCCATATGCTAGGTTTTTTCATGAAGTTGATGATGATTTGTTGACTAGTTTGATTAAAGTCAACGTTGAAGGGACTACTAAAGTAACTCAAGCTGTGTTACCTGGTATGGTAAAGAGAAAAAAAGGTGCAATTGTGAATATTGGTTCTGGTGCTGCTATTGTGATTCCATCTGATCCCCTTTATGCTGTTTATGCTGCTACTAAAGC GTATGTTGATCAGTTTTCAAGATGTCTGTATGTTGAATACAAGAAAAGTGGTATTGATGTGCAGTGCCAG GTCCCATTATACGTAGCAACGAAGATGGCATCAATAAAAAGGTCATCATTTTTTGTACCATCAGCAAGTGGGTATGCAAAGGCAGGGTTGAGGTGGTTAGGACACGAGCCTCGTTGCACACCTTACTGGCCACATTCGGTCATCTGGGCTTTGCTTTACTCGTTACCAGAGGCCATCGTTGATGCTTGGCGTTACGGGTTCTGTCTCAAAATCCGAAAAAGGGGACAACTTAAGGATTCTATGaagaaagattga